From Epinephelus fuscoguttatus linkage group LG17, E.fuscoguttatus.final_Chr_v1:
TAACACAGTAGAGGATTCAAATGAACTGTCTTGCAACCCCTCAGATGTATTTTATCCCGACCCCTCAGTACTGTTTTAACATTTGCATCTCTGCTGTCCACCCCCAGTACGGCCCTGTGTTCAGTTTCACCATGGTGGGCAGTACATTCACCTACCTGCTTGGCAGCGAAGCCGCCACGCTGATGTTCAACAGCAAGAATGAGGATCTGAATGCAGAGGACGTCTACTCCAGACTGACCACTCCGGTGTTTGGCAAAGGAGTAGCCTATGATGTGCCGAATCCTGTGAGTCCACCTTAACTGTGAAATCAAGAAAGATCCCACCTAGTTAATAAATGCTAGAAAATGAATCTCAAAATGTACTTTATTCCATATGTTGCAGATCTTTTTGGAACAAAAGAAGATGTTGAAGACCGGACTGAATATTGCTCGTTTTAGGGAACACGTAAAAATCATCGAAGCGGAGACTATCGAGTATTTTCAGAGATGGGGAGACAGCGGGGAGAAAAGTAAGGTCCTTCACAAATAACTTAATTAAACATGAATATCAGAAAATTAACACGTGATGTAATTTACTTTTAATCAGACTTCTTCGGTCACTTTTGTGGAGTGTGTGAAGTCACTTAACAGCTGTATTTTGGCTGTAGTTTCCACCATTTTATGATGTATTGTGCAGCTTTATATTGagcccaaaacaaaacaacttaaatGCATTACTCATAGAAAAAATACTGAGTAATACCTGATCACTGTCAGTTTTTGTTAGTGCCAATTTTGCCATTAATAGACATCCTGTGTCATATTAACACTTAAAAACAACGGAAAAATAAAGCAATATAACTATTTACAAGGCATGTCTGGTATATAAGGATGTATATTGTTTGTCTAATTGGTTGTTTTGCTTACTTAATGACCTATTTGCCTGTTTCAGACCTGTTTGAGGCTCTGTCTGAGCTGATCATCCTGACGGCCAGCAGCTGCCTTCATGGGAAGGAAATCCGCAGCATGCTGAATGAGCGAGTGGCCCAGCTCTACGCTGACCTGGACGGAGGATTCAGTCACGCTGCCTGGCTTCTGCCCGGCTGGCTGCCCCTGCCCAGCTTCAGGTAGGAGCGCTGGAGGAGCTCAGGACACACACATCTGTAGAAAGAAAGACTCTTGAGTGCTGGCGTATTACAATACAAGAGAAGCCCATAAATACTCTAACAATAATTCTAAGAAAAAGTTTACAGCACTTTACATAAAACAAATTTTGTACATGTACAGTCACTTTTCCAATCCCGTCTGATTGGACTGTTTCTAGTGTgagtaaaaataataacacaaatatatgtttattttttgttaggAAAAGggacagagctcacacagaGATCAAGAACATCTTCTTCAAGGTGATTCAGAAGCGCCGGCAGTCCGGAGAGAAAGTGGATGACATCCTGCAGACGCTCGTCGATGCCACCTACAAGTAAGAGAGCTTTAATGTGTGGGACAAAACATGTAAACTCATGCTGCTGGATCATATTTAACTGGACCATTAGATACACTTAGACATGTTATCATGTTCTCCAAAGactaaataataaagaaaacagaTGATGGTAGAATTTTAGAGGAGCTTAAGAtcctgaaataaactgaaaatctTCTAAATCATAGAGTTCTTACTAGAAAACAGTAAAAGCAAATATATACCTCACATAATAACAgcagttttaatttatttaaaactaTATCCCAGGGGTAACTGAGCCGAAGAGATTAGACATGAAGACATTGTTTATATCGTCAGTGATGTTGCTACAAGAAAATCACCATAAAGCCTGAAGAGGTGTCCGTAGGAAGCTGTCTcctaaaacatttaaaatatcgttATGGCCCTTTAAACCCTCTTCAGATGTAAAAATGACACTCTTTCCCCTTCAGAGACGGACGACCCCTGAACGATAATGAGATTGCAGGGATGCTGATTGGTCTCCTCTTGGCGGGTCAGCACACGTCCTCCACCACCAGCGCCTGGATGGGTTTCTTCATGGCCAAAGACAAAGCTCTGCAGGAGCGCTGCTACGCCGAGCAGAGGGCTGTGTGTGGAGAAGAGCTGCCTCCACTTGACTTTGATCAGGTGAGGCTGGATGCAGTGTTGATGCAAAGATTTTATAGTATGAGTATATTAGtgataataaagtttatttgtatagtaCTGATCACAACCATTGTTACCAAGTGCTTTATACatcaaacacaacaaataaagaCACTGTTAATGTTTGACTAACCAGGCAAGCACAAGGAAAAATTTAAGAACAATAAATATCATGAgtaaaacaccaaagaaaatgtaaaaccaGTGGGTGCATGTTAAGTGTAATAGAGCAATTCAAGGTGGTGTAACTCAGTAGTTTTAAATAAACCTAAAAACTTAAAGGAGAAGTTACCAGAAATCCTTTTGATCAAGATAAGTCCTCAAAAGCGATCTAAAAGAAGACACAGATGTAGCAAGCTGGAGTTCCTCAGGCAGGTCGTTCCACTGATGAGAAGCCCTGACCGCAAATGCCCTGTCCCATTTAGTTTTTAAGTGTGAGGTGGGAACAGTCAGCAGGTTCCTGCCTGAGGTTGTGCACTCATTTGTTAAGGGACAGCAGCTTAGATATATATTGTGGGAAAAGGTTTTATAAATACGTTTTCTGACATGACAGTACTACAAGGTGCTCCCCCTCCTGGTTGTACTCATTTATAGCAATAACAAACATTTAAGTGTGTGATGTGATCATGAAACAGTTTACAGCCAATTGTGAAATACAGATATActtcaaatattttcttttgttggtGTAAGTAATGGTTGCTCTGGGCCACAGTTAAATATTCCTAATATTGTGCTGGTGTCGTCCTCAGCTGAAAGATCTCAGCTTGTTGGAACGCTGCTTGAAGGAAACCCTGCGTCTCCGCCCACCCATCATGACCATGATGAGGATGGCTCGCTCCCCTCAGGTAAGAGCACCTGTCTAGTCCTTTTGGTATTTCTTTCAAGTGTTTGACATCAGCAAAAATAAACTTTCCCCTTTTAATTTTAATGCTCCATTTCtcagcacagtgcagcagaaacagtttTTCCTCCATTGTGTTCTCAGACTGCAGCAGGATACACCATCCCTGTGGGGCACCAGGTCTGCGTCTCTCCGACTGTCAACCACCGTCTGCACGACACCTGGGTGGAGAGGATGGAGTTCAACCCTGACCGCTACCTCAACGACAACCCTGCTGCAGGGGAGAAGTTCGCCTACGTGCCATTTGGAGCTGGTAAGAAAAATCAATTATTCTCTTTTCAATATTAGTTTCAGCTTTAAAACTGAGTGtacaaaaatttaaattatgTACAAAAACTAGCAAAAGAAATCCaaatccaaactgtccctttgCTGTCTGGTCCTCAGGCCGCCATCGCTGCATTGGAGAGAACTTCGCCTACGTCCAGATCAAAACCATCTGGTCCACTTTACTGCGCATGTACGACTTTGACTTGGTGGATGGATATTTCCCCACAATCAACTACACCACAATGATTCACACCCCTCACAACCCCGTCATCCGATACaagaggaggaaacagtgaGAGGAGCGCAGCAGAGACGGGAGGAAACAGTCCAACATCCTGAGTGTGTGAAGCGAACCTGTAACTTCCTGGGACTTGAATTTAGGAACATTTAGATGAACGCACTTTGATTTGACTGAATGTCCAGCTGTTTAGTTTTTGTGCTTCTTTCAGCCCTTTCTTTCTTCTGTCAGTAATAACATCAGCATTTTTTGGACTTGTGTTTGCAGAGATTTTCACACTGACTGTTTTACTCTGACTTCAACACAGATTCTAATGTTCACAATGTGAAttcttaaaaacagaaatgccCAGTTAACACAGTGCCTCGATGGAGGAGAAAGGCTTGTGGCCTtgcatgttttattcagtgGCTAACTGCAAGCAGAGGCTCTTACTTGAGTCCATATTACAGATTTGGGTGGGAGGAGGaaatgaagctgcagctgttatTGCATTAAGAAACAAAAATGGTGCCGCCATGACATGCAGATCTGCAAGCACGACCACTATACAGTGTATGTCTGGATATATTTCCCAAACTATTAGAATTATGTCAAAATATGGCTGTGCTGTGCCGAAACCTCATCGTCTCAGCTGTGCATTTATTAGGTACTTCCAAACTGGAATATTTCACATGCTTGATACGCATTTGTGAAAACCAGGAAATACCATGCACATATTTATAACTTTCAAATGCTGAGACTGAAATAACACTATCAACATGTCAGCTTGTTAACAAAGAAAGTTGTCGCAAAGAAGAAATTTTTTCCTGAGTCAAATTTAAATCTGCATTCTGAAAAAACCCTAATTTTACAAGCCAGTATGATTTAGTAACTTAATATTTACACACGATGTTACTAGTCTAGCAACTCGCCCATGAAACCACTGAGTGCTTCATAACGACTGCTTTGAGCAGCTACATGTGTAGGCTACCCCATATGATTATGTGGATTGTGACATGGAGTCATCATATTTCTACAGTTGTTCtacaattgttttgtcagtaGTAGACTTTACCACCATCTACTGGACTTAAAGATGTAAGGCATTTATGCCCTGTCTCCGATGTTAacgaaagtgaaaaataatttgtgtatctgctcagtgagtcagatccactccaAAATTTTATGTGTTCTtcccaagcggcaacctcctaGGCTGAAAAATGGAGCTAGCGTGGAAGTACCAAAATCTGCAGCTCATTAAATGGCCACTGgctgaggctggctccaaaagcaagtcaatccccatggatgttaaaatgtccaactttataGCAGATATaatctctacagctaatttcaagagtcatgacaactgcacgggtggtgaatttttatgtaactcacctcttattttattaaggcttcaagttacacataattaagggtgtggctgctTCAGTGACAAGCTGGCTGTGAGGTGACACTATAGTCTATGAGTCAGCTCCACCTTTTCgtccaaatttggtcacttctggctccagaagACCAAGATGATGCTGGCAAAAATACTGAACTTGAGTCAAAACCAACAAGTGGCTctatccattattttttatatagtcTGTGGTTCTTCCTCGGCCCATGTTACACCCTTCCACCAAATTAACCTGAAGACAACCTGCTTGGTGGAAATAATGACACAAAGAGCAAAACAGCACTGTGAATGAGCTGCTGGGGGATGTTACCATGTGGTCACAGATTGTTTTCcttcaaaaatgcaaaaaataaataccaaaATATAAATAGCAGATAAACTGTTATGTTTAACAGTTATGAGGAGATAAACTGTTATTCTTGCCCTCACCTGAAATTTGAATGAGGTGCTTTTAAAAAGGTGACCTGTACTGATCTAAACGGACCTCGTTTAGCTAATGAGCACTGACTATCTTTAGTGTAAACATTAAGTTACAATGTCTCATTGCCCAAGCTGTGTTGTGTCTTGGACTAGACTTAGACTCTGTAACATGTCTTCTCATTACAGAAAATATTGTCCTCATCATGGAATATTTGATTTTGATCTTATTGTGAATTTTGGTTCTGGAAAAAAGTTTAATTCCTTCTTTCAATAaagaaactttaaaaataagCTCCCACACTGTTGGCACTTGATGCTAAATGTATTGAATAACTGTGCTCTGGTACAGCATCCCTCATCTTTTACTCCAGAAGTTCCCAACCTGGAGGTCCTGACCCCCACTAGGGGTCGTCAAAGCttcatgggggggggggggggtcacaaGACCTTCCCAATTGTAAGGGTTGttaaaaacctttaaaaaatatacagtaggCCTTTATCTCATCATTTTTTTCACTTCTGCGAAGAatagttcaatcaggagacTCGTTATTTAAAgcgaaaagaatatttattaaacgtgcacataagaatgaaaaatatGGAAAGTCTTAGGTGATTAGACCCCATAGAGATAGTATGATTtcaggagggtgatgaatccatagtcaaACAGGCTGGTTATAGAAAAGTCCCTAAAGGAAAAATGTTCGGAACCACAATCTATTCAGTGGAAAACAAGAAATGAAACATACACAACTCTTTCAAATAATGTAGTCctctttatttcagtttttgacAAAATACCCAGAAAATTCAAAGCTCCTACGCTTTACAAAAATACGTTCTCTACAAATGTCCTCTGTAGTCTGTCTGGCCTAAACAAAACACAGTGTAGTGTAGAATATCCAGCAGCAGCCTCCTTAACAATAAACCCAAACACTCTCTACATAACGCTCCACCCATtcaacgcaaacatataaattAATCACAAGGTCTTAAATTAGCATTAGACAAATATACATGATTGTAGTTCATCCACAACAAAGAGGCAGATTCATTTACAAACATAGCTGTTTTTCAAGTGCTGGCGACAAAAAGCCTGGATACAACATGTCGTACgctattaaaaaaatgtgttttggtcCACATGGAGAGATACAGTCCACACCAGAATGATAGAAAACAGCAGAGCGCTCAGCACGAGAAAAGGCAACTGAGTTTCTTCAAGCCAAAGTTACTTGACAGCGTCTATCTTCTCAAGCCAAAGTGCAATTGAGCATATGAAGAAGCACCTgcggaggggaaaaaaaagttaagacAATTTGTcagctgctttattttactgaaatCAAAGGAGTTCCTGTACGTCTGTTCTGAAAGTTTCTCTATAACCGTTCATCCAACTGATGTCACACTTGGCAGATGTATTGCTGAGGACCCAGGGATGTGCAGTGTCCAGAGCTCTTGAAATCTACAAGACGTGTGTGTACTGAGAGGGGGACCCCTATTAACCGTTACACCTGTTAACAGCATGCTTGGTGCAGCTCACTGTCCATCACTCACTACAGTACGTTAAAAAGCAGATGGGAACAGAGGGATCGGAGACGTTACATTGTAATAAACTCAGACATTTCATGCAACGATGCAACTTTCGGAATGAATGTATTTGTTTCCAGAAAACAGACTTTATTGAGAGGACTATAAAATGTTCATGAGAGCTTTTGCACCAAAACTGAGGCATAGCTAGCATTTCTAGCGGATGCAACTATATTATGGCAGGTTTATTGCTCAGGACACTCGGAAATCACAGTGCGCACACATAGCTGGAATGTTGGGGTACTGATTATGAAGCAAACCACATCCTGATAAAAGTTAAATTCCATGCAAACCATTTCCAAATTGCAACTTCAGTCCCCTGCACAGTCATTTAGGGATAGTGTACATATATGTTTATGGTGTAAAACATGGCTATGATCATCATTTTAATGAGGGTCCATAGAAACCGCCATTTGAATTTAACACTGATGTGTTGTGACTCTTGCCGTCAGTCTTCAAATTAGCAGAAATATGATTGTTTGTGAGGatgtatacatacagtataaatacCTTTAcactttctttccatggcatgACATTAAAATACCAAGTTAGTCGACATTTACAATTTTTTTAGTGTCTTCTTACAGTGTTTTGCTGATTTGAACCACTAAAATGTTTGCATGTAGTGTGTTCAGActggaaaagaaacaaaactacACATACTCTCACTCATGACTGGAGGCGTGTGTTCAGTGACTTTTTTCTGTACCAACACTGTGTGCAAGTtgttaataaaaataagaaaaaatatccTATTTTCTGTGCCTAGGACTGATTTTTCTTCTTGCTGTGGTACTAAAAGAGGTATCCAGTATTGTTTTTCATACTAGTATTGTATCATAAAATTCTGGTATCATCCCTAGTAAAGTGTGTACACTAGTATGAAGTACTTCTGGGACTtagctgactgtgtgtgttacctgaAGTCACACTCCCCAGCCTCCTCTGCAGTGCCTCCAGTCTGGAGATGTAGTCAGTGAGCGCTCGGTCGGGGTCGTAGTTctgcaggtgtgaacaggtgAGAGCTCCGTGGTCTCCGGCGATGTGAAACCTACACCACACAAAAACAACCGACATTAACCTTTcagtcacagagctgacacatcaTGACACTAGAGACAGATTCTTTCTATAAAATATCAAGTTAATGTCTTCTTATCTTTTTATGTCAGTAGAATGTAACATAAATAAGTCTGGGCTGATATCTTGTGATGATCATTATCTTTGGCATTTTATAGATCGATCTCAACAGACTATTTGGGAAAAGAACTGTTATATCAATTAATAATAACAGTGATTGTTAGTTTAAGTCCCATTTGGTGTTGTACCTGTGTTGTGTGGAGGAGACAGCTGATCTCGGGGATTCACGTCCACTTCGACCCCTGCCGCCGgagactcctcctcctccgcttcctctttctctgtacATCTCTACGCTGCCCGGGTGAAGATACGGTGAGTCTCTCACATCTGTACCTGAGAGAGAGGAATAAAAATGTTGTTCAAAGAGCTTAAAATACCTTGTGCACAGTCGTGTTTCCTTCTTGGGTGCCAGCTGGTGCAAGGTCAACTACAGTATcccaaaagaaaatcaaatcgAAAGTCTAAAAGACATGACGTGTTTTGGTTACCTAACATCTGTCCTGCTCCGTTCTTGTTGAGACTGCAGGAGTTTGTGGAGCTCATCCCCGTCGCCTTGTGCCATCGCTTCACTAGGAAACGCATtctaaaatggaaaatatttcgGTTTtagttttataaaataaatagttaTCTCTGTGATTGCATATACATCTGTTGTTAACATGAGGAAGATAGCACTGGCCAAAACAAACCCTCCAACATAGACAGCTCCCTACCTGGAGAGGGCGATTGAGACTCGGACGGCAGAGCGGAAGCGCATCAGCCCCCGGCGGCGCTGGCTGAGGGACTCCATGCTGGGGAGAGATGGCCGGCTGCCCATCCTGGAGAGGAGCGACAGTGTGGCTTCCTCACACTCCTGGAAGCCGCCCAGCAGTAACAGCAGATACTTCTTCTGGTAGATCAGCGCTTTGCGGAAGCTTTCTGACCTCAAGTATTTTCCGTACATCCTCTGGAGGAAAAGTAAAATGATTACTACCTTTAACTAACTATGATTACTCCTTAATTATGGTGACATATCATTTGTTTTTAGCTGACCTTCAGTGCAGCATTGTCAGCCTCAGGTCCCGTTATCTCTCGCAGGGTGTCGGTCCTGATCTCCCCCCGGAGTCGGGCCACCTGGGCCTGGGCCAGGAGTAAAGCTTTCTCCAGGCGGAGCTTCTCTCTCATCCAAGCCTCCCGCTCCTGGGAGAGTATCATACCTGCCGAATCCGTCTTGGACACTCCTCTCCTGCTGCTGAACTGCGAGGAGAAATTAATGTAACTTAGTCAAAGTCTTCTGCATGAAATGACAACAGACAACCAAATCAAAGTTTATATTTGAGTTTCCCACATATGAGGCACTTGTAGTATCTTATATTATCTCATAGTTTTGGCTGCCACATCTCTGGTTCACAATAAGACTGATATCAGCGTCAGCAAAGTGTTGTGATATGTCCTCATGTACTCACACTGTCACCTGATCCCGGTCCAGCCTGCCGGTAGCGTCGGAGCTCCTCTTCCAAACGGAGCGTGTGGTTCCTCAGATCGTTCTTCTCCTCGGTCAGACGGCTGACGAAACCTGTCAGCTCGGCGTTTTGTCTCAGCAGTCGCTCCGTCAGGTTgttggaggagctggaggagcctCCTGCCAGCAGGGACACACTCTGTgggaaacagcaacaacagcagtcACAACCATGTGTGATCACATTAGGAGCTCCACAGATTACAAACATTcggaaaaataaacaaacaattggTTTGAGCTCATCAGGAAAGTGTAATTTGTGATTTTGatccacatttttttcatgagaAGAGGAAgtaaacattttattgattgttttatgCAGCATTTGGATAGATAACATAACACTGTGTcatcaattaattttatttctttacttgTTGAATTGTACCGTTCTGTCTgcaagaaattaaataaaaagacatgtaaaaaataactgaaggagtttaaaaaacattttttgaccTCGGGGACGGAGGGTAGACCTGGGGACTGCTGCAGCATCGTGATGACCTCGTCAACATTGGACTGCACCCAGGATAGCTCTTCACTGTCGACCTCTGCAGTCAGCCTGCACACAGCATGTACAACTCACAATCAGTTCATTCCTGTAAGGTTACTGGGTTATGTCCACACCAATgctttcctttttaaaatgcagctaTTGCTACATTTACACCTAATGTCCATAATACGTTGATGTGAAGATCACCCCTAAAATGGTGACCTTCAAAACATGCTGCTgaccctgttttattttgacgcTCCAGGGTTGTGTTTTAGCCTGTACAGACGGAAACTGGAAATGATGACGCAGACAACAATGCTCCTGTCCTGACAGGATCTTATCAGAGATGGTGTGTCAAGCCCAAACATTTAAGCTAGGCCTACTTACTTTTTATGATTCAACCTTCTTGTGTGGGTAAGCTTACTCATTTCCTGACTGCCTTATACTCACGTGTTAGTTTTGTAACAGTTTGCtcaaagcaaagaaatctctggtctTTTTGCAACCTCCATAGTTTTTCctgtaactaagcaaccaaactgcttcctgtttacaacaGCATGCACACGCCCATTGTACATGAATGGTCACGTGATATGCATATTCAGGTGTGTTAGTATGAACAGAGATTACCTCTAAAATTGTGTTGCAACGCTCATGTGTATGGAGATCGTATGAAAttgctgttttaaaatgcaGCTGTAAAATTGAAaagtattaatttttttttacttcaattACTTAGTTTAGTGTATTTCTTCCTGCCAAATACttactaatttattttatgattttatattattattttttgcattttattatgtttatttatctttttttttttttaacctataaGTTTTCTCATGGGTTGAAATATGTTAATTTATCATACCAATAGGATCGTCTTTGAAGGCATAATCATataacaaatgtttttatttgtatttaaggTTTTGTTACTTTATCTTCCAAGAAAAgcgagaaaaaaacaaaaacagaacactTTATCTACGATGTGATGTAGGAACTGTATTCCAATTTTGTTctacataaaaattaaaataaaaaacaaaacaaaaacctaaaaCGTATTAGCGTGGATGTGACCTCAGACAAGTCCTGCAAATCATGACACATTTATGGATTATGTCAAAGCTAATTAAGTGTTACTGTTATAAAGACACTTTGAACActttaaacctgcaataacatgttatggccacttgggggcagcagaacaagCTGTAAATATAACACCTTATAAAGCTGACATTCTCAATGTGAAAACATTATTTACAGTCGCTTCAATTACCTGCCAGTAGCCTTGTTCGCCATGCCTCGGACCTTGGACGAAATGAGGCGGAGTCTGCCCAGAATCTTGTCAACTGTGCGCCATGGACCATGGTGTGGCCCACCAGTGTGACCTGTCGGAGAGACCTCCACGTGGGGCGACGAGGTGGAGCTTGCTGACTGTACATTTCCACTCTTCTGCTGGAACACCCAGTCTTTGGTGCGGTCAGTGGACTCGCTGTGCCAGATGGCCTGCTGTCAAGATAATAACAACACAGCTTTATTCACATGTAATGAAATCAGATTAGAACAAGacaaaatttttaaaaaataaggaATTATAGGAGGAGTGTGTGACTGGCTGATACTCACAGTGTGGCCATCAGCCTGCAGAGGTCcgctcccctccctccctcctctctgctctaaCTGGTGCAACCTCTCCTCcagtctctccttctccttttctaggctcttcctcctctccatctctctatcCAGCTGCTCCTGCGCCTCAGACATTTGTGCTTCCAGCCTCTCCAGCTGGGCCCGAGCCTCCAGCAGCACCTCCTGGTCACGTCTTGATCTCTGACTCCCCAAAGTCAGCTCCTCCTCTTTTCGTACCACCTCGAGCTTCTGGGCCTCTACCTGGCTGAGGAGAAGCACCACCTGGGGAAgagaaataaaagataaaaataaatataatgagGAGGATAGTTTTAACAATTAATTAACATTTATACTTTTTCCCCCCCGTCTTGTGTCCATTTGGAGCAAATGCAGTAGAGAACATACCTGTGCATGTTTGTCATCCAGCTCCCTCTGCAGTCTTTCCAGCAGActcccttcctcctccagcccccTCCTATCCTCCTCCACCTGCTGCTCACTTGACGGACCTCCGTCTGAGGACGCACCTGTCcgcagctctctctccctccccagtGCGGTGGTCATCTCCAGGGTCTTAGCTCGCTCTGTCTCCAGCTGGACCTGGAGCTCCTGGAGGCGTCTGTGGAGGCTGAGGCGCTCCTGTTCTGCCTGCTGAGAGAGCTGAGAAGAGGCCTGGCGCTCTTGTTCCAGGGTCTGTGTCAGCTGGGCCACGCGGCTCTTCTGCTCCTCCAGAGTGAGGTTCAGATCCTGAGAGGAAAATATAAATAGTGGTAAGATTGATAAATATTGTTAATTCATAGCCCCCATCCCTGGTTAGGCTTTTATTCAGGTTAAAATAAAACTCCAACATACAAAAGGCACATGTCTAAAGGCACTTACCTCCAGTTCTTCTCGTTTACTCTCCTCGTTTCTCCCAGTTCGACACTTCTCCTTCTCCATGGCCCACTGAAGatctctgcttctctttttctcctctgtcaGCTGGTCGTTCAGTGCGTCCACCTCAGCAGCCTTCTGTGATACTTCTGCCCTGTTGAGGGACATAATTGTTCATTTAATCCTTCAAATCCTTCAAATATTCACTGATGCAAATGTTAAAGCACTGGTTCTTAAAGGGACACATGAAAGCAAAATCTGAGGGGCAAAaggtgactttttttaaatctaatgtttttattttctcgtAAAATACCGGACACTTTCACTTTTTCAGATCTACTGTATCCTCACACGTCAATGCAAAGGCTGATCTGCAGACCTAACCTTTTATTGCATGAACAACACAGCTCTGTTCAGGTCTTACTATATTTCCTCTTCATGGCTGATGCTCAGGAGCACTTGCACCCTGTTTGAAGTCCACAGAACGGGGTTGTATGCCGAAATTTTCATTAACAAAAAAGAACACCACAGTTGCCACAATCTATGGGATAAGCTGGTTTGTGCATCAAGTTTTCATGGAGCAAG
This genomic window contains:
- the LOC125905160 gene encoding lanosterol 14-alpha demethylase, translating into MSIHLYQMSSKLLGDTLGKMNDNLTSVVLAASVITLTLGYISKLLLKQSPDKDLKYPPFIPSSIPFLGHAIAFGKSPIEFLENAYEKYGPVFSFTMVGSTFTYLLGSEAATLMFNSKNEDLNAEDVYSRLTTPVFGKGVAYDVPNPIFLEQKKMLKTGLNIARFREHVKIIEAETIEYFQRWGDSGEKNLFEALSELIILTASSCLHGKEIRSMLNERVAQLYADLDGGFSHAAWLLPGWLPLPSFRKRDRAHTEIKNIFFKVIQKRRQSGEKVDDILQTLVDATYKDGRPLNDNEIAGMLIGLLLAGQHTSSTTSAWMGFFMAKDKALQERCYAEQRAVCGEELPPLDFDQLKDLSLLERCLKETLRLRPPIMTMMRMARSPQTAAGYTIPVGHQVCVSPTVNHRLHDTWVERMEFNPDRYLNDNPAAGEKFAYVPFGAGRHRCIGENFAYVQIKTIWSTLLRMYDFDLVDGYFPTINYTTMIHTPHNPVIRYKRRKQ